One genomic window of Candidatus Latescibacter sp. includes the following:
- a CDS encoding nucleotidyltransferase domain-containing protein, producing the protein MNPLFPEIKKITEILVRDYSPDKIILFGSRARGDSRPDSDIDILVVSDREKDLPRHKRGQNVRLKLADISVPLDIIFYTHDDLNRFKNIRQSFCATVQREGVELYGKGKD; encoded by the coding sequence ATGAACCCGCTGTTCCCAGAAATAAAAAAGATAACGGAAATATTAGTTCGTGATTACAGCCCGGATAAAATCATACTTTTTGGATCAAGGGCTCGGGGAGACAGCAGGCCGGACAGCGATATTGATATTCTTGTCGTTTCAGACAGGGAAAAGGACCTTCCGCGGCACAAGCGGGGGCAGAACGTGCGGTTGAAACTGGCTGACATTTCCGTTCCGCTGGACATTATTTTTTATACACATGACGATTTGAACCGTTTCAAAAATATTCGGCAATCATTTTGTGCAACGGTCCAGAGAGAAGGAGTTGAATTGTATGGAAAAGGAAAAGATTGA